In one Sphingomonas sanguinis genomic region, the following are encoded:
- a CDS encoding DUF4169 family protein, translated as MGEVVNFRQARKGLARKAAEQQAAENRVRFGRTKAEKWRDAVEQERVRKELDGAKRED; from the coding sequence ATGGGGGAGGTCGTGAACTTCCGTCAGGCGCGCAAGGGCTTGGCTCGCAAGGCCGCCGAACAGCAGGCGGCGGAGAACCGCGTGCGGTTCGGACGGACTAAGGCCGAAAAGTGGCGGGATGCGGTGGAGCAGGAGCGGGTTCGCAAAGAGCTGGACGGCGCCAAGCGGGAGGATTGA
- the cysW gene encoding sulfate ABC transporter permease subunit CysW translates to MSNSNPTTIESPWARRALIGVGFLFLALFLFLPLVMVFAGALAKGWRVFFDALVDPDALAAIRLTLLVAAISVPINAVFGVAASWAIAKFDFRGKSLLISLIELPFSVSPVVSGLIFVLLFGAQGWLGPWLTEHGVRIIFAVPGIVLATVFVTFPFVARELIPLMAEQGRDDEEAARSLGANGWQIFWHVTLPNIRWGLLYGVLLCNARAMGEFGAVSVVSGHIRGLTNTMPLHVEILYNEYDFVGAFAVASLLASLALVTLGVKTVLEWRFGIHRAGAAH, encoded by the coding sequence ATGAGCAATTCCAACCCTACGACCATCGAAAGCCCCTGGGCGCGGCGGGCGCTGATCGGTGTCGGTTTTCTGTTTCTAGCATTGTTCCTGTTCCTGCCCTTGGTCATGGTCTTCGCGGGCGCTCTTGCGAAGGGATGGAGGGTCTTCTTCGACGCGCTGGTCGACCCGGATGCGCTGGCGGCGATCCGCCTGACCCTGCTGGTGGCCGCCATCTCGGTGCCGATCAACGCGGTGTTCGGGGTGGCGGCGTCCTGGGCGATCGCGAAGTTCGACTTTCGTGGAAAAAGCCTGCTCATCTCACTGATAGAACTGCCTTTTTCGGTGTCGCCGGTGGTGTCCGGCCTGATCTTCGTGCTGCTTTTCGGGGCGCAAGGATGGCTGGGGCCGTGGCTGACCGAGCATGGGGTGCGGATCATCTTCGCGGTGCCAGGCATCGTGCTGGCGACGGTGTTCGTGACCTTCCCCTTCGTGGCGCGCGAACTGATCCCGCTGATGGCCGAGCAGGGCCGCGACGATGAGGAAGCGGCGCGCTCGCTGGGTGCGAATGGGTGGCAGATTTTCTGGCATGTCACGCTTCCCAATATCCGCTGGGGCCTGCTTTACGGGGTGCTGCTCTGCAACGCCCGCGCGATGGGCGAGTTCGGCGCGGTGTCGGTGGTGTCGGGGCATATCCGGGGGTTGACCAACACCATGCCGCTGCACGTCGAAATCCTGTACAATGAATATGACTTTGTCGGCGCGTTCGCGGTGGCGTCCCTGCTCGCCTCGCTTGCGCTGGTGACCTTGGGAGTGAAGACCGTGCTGGAATGGCGTTTCGGCATCCATCGGGCGGGAGCCGCGCATTGA
- a CDS encoding sulfate/molybdate ABC transporter ATP-binding protein — protein MSIVVDNISRRFGGFTALDRVTLETKPGEFLALLGPSGSGKTTLLRTIAGLDFADEGHVLFDGQDMTGTPAAERRIGFVFQNYALFRHMTVADNIAFGLTVRKRRDRPAKAAIANKVAELLELIQLPQLGDRYPAQLSGGQRQRVALARALAIEPRLLLLDEPFGALDAQVRKDLRGWLRRIHDETGLTSIFVTHDQEEALEIADRIVVMRGGVIEQIGTPAEVQSAPATAFVSSFIGETNRLPVTRRDGAAVIGDGLATVPDEARGQGGGEIHIRPHDVELAEPGAADALPVTILASRPIGRSRRITAELAGIAEPLTFDLPVAEEATAGQSLSIRPVRYRIF, from the coding sequence TTGAGCATCGTCGTCGACAATATCTCCCGCCGGTTCGGCGGTTTCACCGCGCTGGACCGCGTGACGCTGGAGACTAAACCGGGCGAGTTCCTGGCGTTGCTGGGTCCGTCGGGTTCGGGCAAGACCACGCTGCTCAGGACCATAGCGGGGCTGGACTTCGCTGATGAGGGGCATGTCCTGTTCGACGGGCAGGACATGACCGGCACCCCGGCCGCCGAGCGGCGGATCGGTTTCGTGTTTCAGAATTATGCGCTGTTCCGCCACATGACGGTCGCCGACAACATCGCCTTCGGCCTGACGGTGCGCAAGCGGCGCGACCGGCCCGCCAAGGCCGCGATCGCCAATAAGGTCGCAGAGCTGCTGGAATTGATCCAATTGCCGCAATTGGGCGATCGTTACCCCGCGCAGCTGTCGGGCGGCCAGCGTCAGCGTGTGGCGCTGGCCCGCGCGCTTGCCATCGAGCCGCGCCTGTTGCTGCTCGACGAGCCGTTCGGCGCGCTCGACGCGCAGGTGCGCAAGGACTTGCGCGGCTGGCTGCGGCGCATCCATGACGAGACCGGGCTGACCTCGATATTCGTGACGCATGACCAGGAAGAGGCGCTGGAGATTGCCGACCGCATCGTCGTGATGCGTGGCGGCGTGATCGAGCAGATCGGCACCCCCGCCGAGGTGCAGAGCGCGCCCGCCACCGCCTTCGTGTCATCGTTCATCGGCGAGACCAATCGACTGCCCGTCACGCGGCGGGATGGCGCGGCGGTTATCGGCGACGGGCTGGCGACCGTGCCCGACGAAGCGCGCGGGCAGGGCGGGGGCGAAATTCATATCCGCCCGCACGATGTCGAGCTGGCCGAGCCGGGCGCCGCCGACGCACTGCCCGTCACCATATTGGCGAGCCGCCCCATTGGTCGGTCCCGCCGGATCACGGCCGAGCTTGCTGGGATCGCCGAGCCCTTGACCTTCGACTTGCCCGTCGCGGAGGAGGCAACTGCCGGACAATCGCTGTCGATCCGCCCGGTCCGCTACCGCATTTTCTGA
- the rodA gene encoding rod shape-determining protein RodA — protein sequence MSGPRIIPEPIAQLPWRVILLVTAIGCFGLVVLYSAAGGSLTPWAKPQGVRFFVLLAGSLVLSRLPLDLWRRIAMPGYLVLVVALVLVELLGAVRGGSQRWLDVGFIRLQPSELMKLFIVLGAARFYELMPPAETRRFSGIWPVAAMIAVPAALVMKQPDLGTALMICAGGATVMFLAGVPLRLFIGGAMALAVAAPLAVNFVLHDYQRNRVLIFMNPESDPLGTGYHISQSKIAIGSGGIWGKGFLNGTQSHLDYLPEGHTDFVFATMAEEWGLVGGCFLILAFILVIRWGLNVAQAAQTRFARLTAAGLSTTIFIYVMVNLMMVMGLAPVVGIPLPLVSYGGSSQMTVLLCLGILMAIDRENRRPARW from the coding sequence ATGAGCGGCCCCCGCATCATCCCCGAACCGATCGCGCAGCTGCCCTGGCGGGTCATCCTACTGGTCACCGCCATCGGCTGTTTCGGGCTGGTCGTCCTCTATTCGGCAGCGGGCGGCTCGCTGACCCCCTGGGCCAAGCCGCAGGGCGTGCGCTTCTTCGTCCTGCTGGCCGGATCGCTAGTGCTGTCGCGCCTGCCGCTCGACCTTTGGCGACGGATCGCCATGCCGGGCTATCTGGTGCTGGTCGTCGCCCTGGTACTGGTCGAGTTGCTCGGCGCCGTGCGCGGGGGCAGCCAGCGATGGCTGGACGTCGGCTTCATCCGCCTCCAGCCGTCCGAACTGATGAAGCTGTTCATCGTGCTGGGCGCCGCACGCTTCTACGAACTGATGCCGCCGGCCGAGACACGGCGTTTCTCCGGCATATGGCCCGTCGCGGCGATGATCGCGGTGCCCGCCGCGCTCGTCATGAAGCAGCCCGACCTCGGCACCGCACTGATGATCTGTGCGGGCGGAGCGACGGTCATGTTCCTGGCGGGCGTGCCGCTTCGCCTGTTCATCGGCGGGGCAATGGCGCTGGCGGTGGCGGCGCCGCTGGCGGTCAACTTCGTGCTGCACGATTATCAGCGCAACCGCGTGCTGATCTTCATGAACCCGGAAAGCGATCCGCTGGGCACCGGCTATCATATCAGCCAGTCCAAGATCGCGATCGGATCGGGTGGCATCTGGGGCAAGGGCTTCCTGAACGGCACCCAGAGCCATCTCGACTATCTGCCCGAGGGACATACCGACTTCGTCTTCGCCACCATGGCCGAGGAATGGGGGCTGGTCGGCGGCTGCTTCCTGATCCTGGCCTTCATCCTCGTCATCCGCTGGGGCCTGAACGTCGCGCAGGCGGCGCAGACGCGCTTTGCCCGGCTGACGGCGGCGGGGTTGTCGACCACCATCTTCATCTATGTCATGGTCAATCTGATGATGGTCATGGGCCTGGCGCCCGTGGTCGGAATCCCCCTGCCCCTGGTCAGCTATGGCGGATCGTCGCAGATGACGGTGCTGTTGTGCCTGGGCATCCTGATGGCGATCGACCGCGAAAATCGCCGCCCCGCACGTTGGTAA
- the cysT gene encoding sulfate ABC transporter permease subunit CysT — translation MLRRKRRSALPGFGLTMGMTIFWLGLVVLVPLSALVIRAAGMGWDGFAEVGLSPRALAAYRLSFGAALAAAAINAVFGLLIAWILVRYEFPGKKLIDAAVDLPFALPTAVAGIALVSLYSENGWVGSLLTPLGIKVAYTPLGVTIALVFIGLPFIVRSVQPVLADLGRDVEEAAATLGASRLQTFGRVILPAIAPALLTGFALAFARGVGEYGSIIFIAGNMPFKSEIAPLLIITQLEQFDYNGATAIACVMLVLSFAMLLFVNLLQAWRAKRGTR, via the coding sequence GTGTTGCGGAGGAAGCGCCGCTCGGCGCTGCCGGGCTTCGGCCTGACCATGGGCATGACCATTTTCTGGCTCGGGCTGGTGGTGCTGGTCCCGTTGTCGGCGCTCGTCATCCGGGCGGCGGGCATGGGCTGGGACGGCTTTGCCGAAGTCGGGCTGTCACCGCGCGCGCTGGCCGCTTATCGCCTGAGTTTCGGCGCGGCACTGGCGGCGGCGGCGATCAATGCGGTGTTCGGGCTGCTCATCGCCTGGATCCTCGTCCGCTATGAGTTTCCGGGCAAGAAGCTGATCGACGCGGCGGTGGACCTGCCCTTCGCGTTGCCGACGGCGGTGGCGGGCATCGCGCTCGTGTCGCTCTATTCGGAAAATGGCTGGGTCGGGTCGCTGCTGACGCCGCTCGGGATCAAGGTCGCCTATACGCCTCTGGGTGTAACAATTGCCCTTGTTTTCATTGGTTTGCCGTTCATTGTTCGCTCGGTTCAACCAGTTCTCGCCGATCTGGGTCGCGATGTGGAGGAGGCCGCCGCGACGCTTGGCGCCTCCCGTTTGCAGACCTTTGGCCGGGTGATCCTGCCCGCCATTGCCCCGGCTTTGCTGACCGGCTTCGCACTCGCCTTTGCGCGGGGGGTGGGAGAATATGGCTCGATCATCTTCATCGCGGGCAACATGCCCTTCAAGTCGGAGATCGCGCCGCTGCTGATCATTACTCAGTTGGAGCAGTTCGACTATAATGGTGCGACCGCCATCGCCTGTGTGATGCTGGTCCTGTCCTTCGCGATGCTGTTGTTCGTCAATCTGCTCCAGGCGTGGCGCGCCAAGCGGGGAACGCGATGA
- a CDS encoding spermidine synthase, translating to MTPRELLGIAEVPGGEPLRLFRRGKDFMIVLDRNELMSTRMSGSEVALGTMTCDRLGGRSAPHLLIGGYGMGFTLRAVLARLGRDARVTVAELVPGIIEWARGPMVELTAGCLDDPRVTLAMGDVGNAIYAGRGQYDAILLDVDNGPDGLTRPANDGLYSNRGLDEARVALRPGGVLAIWSAAPDPVFTRRLSRAGFLVDEVKVRARENGKGATHTIWFATPR from the coding sequence GTGACCCCGCGCGAGCTGCTGGGCATCGCCGAGGTGCCGGGTGGCGAGCCCCTGCGGCTGTTCCGCCGGGGCAAAGACTTCATGATCGTGCTCGATCGCAATGAACTGATGAGCACGCGCATGAGCGGCTCGGAAGTGGCGCTGGGCACGATGACCTGCGATCGGCTGGGTGGGCGCAGCGCGCCGCATCTGCTGATCGGCGGCTATGGCATGGGCTTTACCTTGCGCGCCGTACTGGCCCGGCTGGGCCGCGATGCGCGGGTGACGGTGGCCGAGCTGGTCCCCGGCATCATCGAATGGGCACGCGGGCCGATGGTCGAGCTGACCGCCGGGTGCCTGGACGATCCGCGCGTGACGCTGGCGATGGGCGATGTCGGCAATGCGATCTATGCGGGGCGCGGGCAATATGACGCGATCCTGCTAGACGTCGATAATGGCCCCGACGGGCTGACCCGCCCGGCCAATGACGGGCTCTATTCGAACCGGGGGCTGGACGAGGCACGGGTCGCGCTGCGTCCCGGCGGCGTGCTGGCCATCTGGTCGGCCGCGCCCGACCCGGTCTTTACCCGGCGGCTGTCGCGTGCGGGATTCCTGGTCGACGAGGTCAAGGTCCGCGCCCGCGAGAACGGCAAGGGCGCGACCCACACCATCTGGTTCGCGACGCCGCGCTGA
- a CDS encoding phospholipase D-like domain-containing protein, translating into MAVIVDAEEYFRMARRAMLNARRQILLIGWDFDARIVLDHDEAPGETVGDFIYSLVQRQPELEIFLLRWDTGAIKSLFRGRTFFTVLKWMAHKRIHTKLDGHHPIAASHHQKIVIIDDQLAFCGGIDMTSERWDTREHRDDDPGRKRPGGQPYKPWHDAISAVEGPVTHALGELFRERWHAAGGKPMGAAVPGASCWPEGLEPDFTNQPVAIARTMPEMDDQTPVHENEALFLAQIARAERYVYIESQYFASRRVAEAIARRLDEEDGPEFVIINPLTAQGWLEPIAMDTARARLVEALRRRDRHGRLRLYHPFTAGGEAIYCHAKILISDDQVFRLGSSNLNNRSMRLDTECDLAIAVEADSPAGRRIAAIRDDLLGEHLGIAPRLVGDAVARTGSLIAAVEALRGKAGRSLRPYEVPDLSSVEEWLADNEVLDPEGPDEMFEAFSQRKGLFRRLRRH; encoded by the coding sequence ATGGCAGTCATCGTCGATGCGGAGGAATATTTCCGGATGGCCCGCCGCGCGATGCTGAATGCGCGGCGGCAGATCCTGCTGATCGGCTGGGACTTCGACGCGCGCATCGTCTTGGATCATGACGAGGCACCCGGCGAGACGGTCGGCGACTTCATCTACTCGCTCGTCCAGCGCCAGCCCGAGCTGGAGATTTTCCTGCTCCGCTGGGACACCGGCGCGATCAAGTCGCTGTTCCGGGGGCGGACCTTCTTCACCGTCCTGAAGTGGATGGCGCACAAGCGCATCCATACCAAGCTGGACGGCCATCACCCGATCGCCGCCTCGCATCACCAGAAGATCGTCATCATCGACGACCAGCTCGCCTTTTGCGGCGGCATCGACATGACCAGCGAGCGCTGGGATACGCGCGAGCATCGCGATGACGATCCCGGTCGCAAGCGGCCCGGCGGCCAGCCCTACAAGCCCTGGCACGACGCGATCAGCGCGGTGGAAGGCCCGGTGACGCACGCGCTGGGCGAGCTGTTCCGCGAGCGCTGGCATGCGGCAGGCGGCAAGCCGATGGGGGCTGCCGTGCCGGGGGCAAGCTGCTGGCCGGAAGGGTTGGAGCCCGACTTCACCAACCAGCCGGTGGCCATCGCCCGCACCATGCCGGAAATGGACGATCAAACCCCGGTCCATGAGAATGAGGCGTTGTTCCTCGCCCAGATCGCACGGGCCGAGCGCTACGTGTATATCGAGAGCCAGTATTTCGCCTCGCGCCGGGTGGCCGAGGCGATCGCCCGGCGGCTGGACGAAGAGGATGGCCCGGAATTCGTCATCATCAACCCGTTGACCGCGCAAGGCTGGCTGGAGCCCATCGCGATGGACACCGCCCGCGCCCGGCTGGTCGAGGCGTTGCGGCGGCGCGACCGGCATGGGCGGCTGCGGCTTTATCATCCCTTCACCGCCGGGGGCGAGGCGATCTATTGCCATGCCAAGATCCTGATCTCCGACGACCAGGTCTTCCGGCTGGGCTCGTCCAACCTGAACAATCGATCCATGCGGCTGGATACCGAATGCGACCTGGCGATCGCGGTCGAAGCGGACAGCCCCGCCGGGCGGCGGATCGCGGCGATCCGGGACGATCTGCTGGGCGAGCATCTGGGCATCGCGCCCAGGCTGGTCGGCGATGCCGTCGCCCGCACCGGCTCCCTGATCGCCGCGGTCGAGGCGCTGCGCGGGAAGGCAGGGCGGAGCCTGCGCCCCTATGAGGTGCCGGACCTGTCTAGCGTCGAGGAATGGCTGGCGGACAATGAAGTGCTTGACCCCGAAGGCCCGGACGAGATGTTTGAGGCGTTCAGCCAGCGAAAGGGGCTGTTCCGGCGGCTGCGGCGGCACTGA
- a CDS encoding DUF6481 family protein, whose product MAGYKVPGFADRASASRDAKAAALEKLRNKAAPDPEVVAARAAARAAKEAAEAERRAAHKAAIEQEKAAREEARAKAKAEAEAAAEAAAAAARPPVVPTAAELKAARDARYAARKARQGK is encoded by the coding sequence ATGGCAGGATATAAAGTTCCCGGTTTCGCCGATCGCGCATCGGCTTCGCGCGACGCAAAGGCCGCCGCGCTGGAAAAGCTGCGCAACAAGGCCGCGCCCGACCCCGAGGTCGTCGCAGCCCGCGCCGCCGCCCGCGCGGCCAAGGAAGCCGCCGAGGCCGAGCGCCGCGCCGCGCACAAGGCCGCGATCGAGCAGGAAAAGGCCGCCCGTGAGGAAGCCCGCGCCAAGGCGAAGGCCGAGGCCGAGGCTGCCGCAGAGGCCGCTGCCGCCGCTGCACGCCCGCCGGTGGTCCCCACCGCCGCCGAGCTGAAGGCCGCGCGCGACGCCCGCTACGCCGCTCGCAAGGCGCGTCAGGGCAAGTGA